One part of the Tunicatimonas pelagia genome encodes these proteins:
- a CDS encoding thioredoxin family protein: MSNVIKPQHLEAGMSYSAYRQLIDNLLDQSKTTGPNQSESYVKYTELNVRRMRRVEKTTKLQPELIAQLEKVNQSWVWVLLTEGWCGDAAQSVPVIAQMAEVSPNIQLHILLRDEHPEVMDAYLTNGGRSIPKLICLNEELETLGSWGPRPEAAQQLFDEFKERYGDKFRDHYSEWSEQLQLWYARDRTQAIQEEFSREIASWLAITSA; the protein is encoded by the coding sequence ATGTCAAACGTAATCAAACCACAACATCTGGAGGCAGGTATGTCGTATTCGGCCTATCGCCAACTTATTGATAATCTTTTAGATCAAAGTAAAACTACCGGGCCAAATCAGAGCGAGTCATACGTTAAGTATACCGAACTTAACGTGCGCCGGATGCGCCGGGTGGAGAAGACCACCAAGCTACAGCCAGAACTGATCGCTCAACTAGAAAAAGTAAATCAATCCTGGGTTTGGGTATTGCTAACTGAAGGCTGGTGCGGTGATGCGGCTCAGAGTGTTCCAGTAATTGCTCAAATGGCTGAAGTGTCGCCTAATATCCAGCTTCACATACTGCTGCGGGATGAACACCCAGAAGTGATGGATGCGTATCTGACCAATGGAGGTCGTTCCATCCCCAAGCTAATCTGCCTCAACGAAGAATTAGAAACATTGGGTTCTTGGGGGCCTCGCCCTGAGGCAGCCCAGCAACTGTTCGACGAATTTAAAGAACGCTACGGCGATAAGTTTCGCGATCATTACTCCGAATGGTCGGAGCAGTTACAACTGTGGTACGCCCGCGACCGCACCCAAGCTATTCAGGAAGAGTTCTCGAGAGAAATTGCCAGTTGGCTGGCCATAACCAGCGCGTAA
- a CDS encoding DivIVA domain-containing protein — MKITPAEIRQKEFERNFRGYDKDEVNAFLQTMSQEWERILEDNREMRYRLDASQKEVEKLREVESSLYKTLKTAEDTGANLVEQANKTAELKIREAQLKGEEVINEAKAKAHQILEHAKARSKSIIDEMGQRLQELKQRHQAAENQYDDLVFQLENAAQKALQTAERASERRTSGDKSSGPEASAIKEEYYAFISQQTSEFERKISEIPSPALKSEPTEESISSMSSPSVEEEPESEIAAEPEPITQLPVVDASAPQEESEEEERIEEEPEPVSQPVSTARSTKKSFFDEID; from the coding sequence ATGAAAATCACCCCAGCCGAAATACGACAGAAAGAGTTTGAACGCAACTTTCGTGGGTACGATAAAGATGAAGTCAATGCATTTCTGCAAACCATGTCGCAGGAATGGGAGCGTATTTTGGAAGATAACCGAGAAATGCGTTATCGGTTAGACGCTTCGCAAAAAGAGGTGGAAAAATTGAGGGAGGTAGAAAGTTCGCTGTATAAAACGCTTAAAACGGCGGAAGATACCGGAGCAAATTTAGTAGAGCAGGCCAATAAAACTGCCGAACTGAAGATACGTGAGGCTCAACTTAAGGGTGAAGAAGTTATAAATGAAGCCAAAGCGAAGGCTCACCAAATTTTAGAGCATGCCAAAGCCAGATCGAAGAGCATTATTGACGAAATGGGGCAACGGTTGCAGGAATTGAAGCAACGCCATCAGGCTGCCGAAAATCAGTACGATGATTTAGTATTTCAATTAGAAAATGCGGCTCAGAAAGCCCTGCAAACTGCCGAACGAGCTAGTGAGCGACGCACTTCGGGAGATAAATCATCTGGTCCTGAAGCCTCAGCGATCAAAGAAGAGTATTATGCCTTCATATCCCAGCAAACCTCAGAGTTTGAGAGAAAAATTTCGGAGATACCTTCTCCTGCTCTTAAGTCGGAGCCAACTGAAGAAAGCATATCATCTATGTCATCACCTTCTGTTGAAGAAGAACCGGAAAGTGAAATAGCTGCTGAACCCGAACCCATAACTCAACTTCCTGTAGTTGACGCTTCTGCACCTCAGGAAGAATCTGAAGAAGAAGAAAGAATAGAGGAGGAGCCAGAACCAGTATCTCAACCAGTGAGTACGGCTCGGTCTACCAAGAAATCGTTTTTCGATGAAATTGACTAA
- a CDS encoding WD40 repeat domain-containing protein yields MMNRPNVQKIHTLRGHNDCVYTLAPTAEPGVFISGGGDGMVVRWDLQEPERGKVIAKVEASVYALHFNKHFNHLIVGQNYEGVHIVDLEQNKALGSLKMTQASIFDIKTYRDRIFVATSDGQVAVLHYQKLAILHHIQDSTERARSIAIHPKNHELVVGYSDNSIRIYDLTTYQLKRTINAHQNSVFTLQFTPDQRFLLSGSRDAHLKIWDTQKNYELHESIVAHMYAINHIDFQPDGRLFATCSMDKSVKIWDAERFQLLKVIDKARHAGHGTSVNRLLWLNYSQDGLHQPIVSASDDRTISVWKMEWPSS; encoded by the coding sequence ATGATGAACCGACCAAATGTACAAAAGATTCACACCCTGCGAGGGCATAACGACTGTGTTTATACACTAGCTCCTACTGCAGAGCCTGGAGTATTCATTTCGGGTGGCGGCGATGGTATGGTAGTCCGCTGGGATTTGCAAGAACCTGAGCGGGGAAAAGTAATTGCCAAAGTAGAAGCCTCGGTATATGCTTTGCACTTCAATAAGCATTTCAATCATTTAATTGTTGGGCAAAATTACGAAGGTGTTCATATTGTTGATCTGGAACAGAATAAAGCGTTGGGATCATTAAAAATGACTCAGGCCTCTATTTTCGATATTAAAACCTACCGGGATCGTATTTTTGTGGCTACCAGCGATGGGCAAGTCGCCGTACTACACTATCAGAAATTGGCAATTCTGCATCACATACAAGATTCAACCGAACGAGCCCGTAGCATTGCCATTCACCCTAAAAACCACGAATTAGTAGTAGGATATAGCGATAATTCTATTAGGATTTATGATCTGACGACCTATCAACTGAAAAGAACAATAAACGCTCACCAGAACTCAGTTTTTACGTTGCAGTTTACCCCAGATCAGCGATTTCTGCTGTCGGGAAGCCGAGATGCCCACCTGAAAATTTGGGATACCCAAAAAAATTATGAACTTCACGAAAGTATTGTAGCGCATATGTATGCGATCAATCATATTGATTTTCAACCTGATGGCCGACTTTTTGCTACGTGTAGCATGGACAAATCAGTGAAAATATGGGATGCCGAACGTTTTCAGTTATTAAAGGTTATTGACAAAGCAAGGCACGCCGGACACGGAACGTCGGTTAACCGTTTGCTGTGGCTAAATTACTCCCAAGATGGGTTACATCAGCCAATTGTCTCTGCCAGCGATGATCGAACCATATCCGTATGGAAGATGGAATGGCCGTCCAGTTGA
- a CDS encoding NUDIX hydrolase — MNYPQNIKVTVDAVVFTDDHQEVLLIQRKNDPFQGQWALPGGFVEDDEDLDTAVARELEEETGVDTDKFYQVHTFGKPDRDPRGRAISVAYYTIVRKEDFQPKAATDAKDVRWFSLENLPTLAFDHATILQQARKALNQYPYK, encoded by the coding sequence ATGAACTACCCCCAAAATATTAAAGTTACGGTAGATGCAGTAGTGTTTACCGACGATCATCAGGAAGTGCTACTTATTCAGCGTAAGAATGATCCGTTTCAGGGGCAGTGGGCGCTACCAGGCGGTTTTGTGGAAGACGACGAAGATTTGGACACCGCCGTAGCCCGGGAACTAGAAGAGGAAACTGGAGTAGACACGGACAAATTTTACCAAGTGCATACTTTCGGTAAACCCGATCGCGACCCACGCGGACGAGCTATCTCAGTGGCTTATTATACTATCGTACGAAAAGAAGATTTCCAACCAAAGGCCGCTACCGATGCGAAAGATGTTCGATGGTTTTCGCTAGAAAACTTACCAACACTAGCCTTTGACCACGCTACTATCCTTCAGCAAGCTCGTAAAGCTCTAAACCAGTATCCGTACAAATAG
- a CDS encoding YkvA family protein, whose amino-acid sequence MAFFDQAYTTDNAYFKKAKRRAKGILEDPKRLRNLANAAMDKLKELRDDTEGMQTLKNQANTFVRMIRSYQAGNYKFTPWKSLLLITAGVIYFVSPLDLVPDFIPVLGFMDDITVLLWILNSVRGDVEKFEEWEKTYAQPVR is encoded by the coding sequence ATGGCATTTTTTGATCAAGCTTACACCACCGACAATGCGTATTTTAAGAAAGCAAAACGGCGAGCTAAAGGCATTTTAGAGGACCCCAAACGCTTACGCAATTTAGCAAATGCGGCAATGGATAAACTAAAGGAGTTGCGTGATGATACCGAAGGAATGCAAACGTTGAAGAATCAGGCAAACACCTTTGTGCGGATGATCCGATCGTACCAAGCGGGAAATTATAAGTTCACCCCTTGGAAAAGCCTGCTACTCATTACGGCCGGAGTTATTTACTTCGTTTCACCCCTTGATCTAGTTCCTGATTTTATTCCGGTACTGGGTTTTATGGATGATATTACTGTATTACTCTGGATTTTAAACTCAGTGCGGGGTGATGTAGAAAAATTTGAGGAGTGGGAAAAAACCTACGCTCAGCCGGTTCGTTAA
- a CDS encoding ChaN family lipoprotein yields MTTQLLVMDKPAYRIFDGSGVEVSYESMVNTLDSADVVLFGELHNNALVHWLELQVAKDLYAQDSNLVLGLEMLEADNQLLVNEYLAGTIEQRHFVQEAKLWDNYRTDYEPIVAFAKKNGVSVIATNIPRRYASLVARQGIEKLDSVADQAKKWIAPLPVEIDTTLPGYQNMLNMMGGNVSHGGMSGEKMVQAQAIKDATMAHFIRQNIEREGVFLHLNGSYHSDNFEGIYWYLKQYSPDLNIKTVSSVEQTTLDSLEEEKQGVADYIIVTPTDMAHSY; encoded by the coding sequence TTGACAACGCAACTTTTGGTGATGGATAAACCAGCGTACCGAATTTTTGATGGGAGTGGAGTCGAAGTTTCTTACGAGTCAATGGTAAATACGTTGGATAGTGCCGATGTAGTGCTGTTTGGCGAACTTCACAATAACGCGCTAGTTCACTGGCTGGAGCTACAAGTTGCCAAAGATTTGTACGCTCAGGATAGTAATTTGGTACTGGGTTTAGAAATGCTAGAAGCTGATAATCAGCTACTGGTAAATGAATATCTGGCTGGAACCATTGAGCAGCGGCATTTTGTCCAGGAGGCAAAACTCTGGGATAACTACCGTACCGACTACGAGCCAATAGTAGCTTTTGCTAAGAAAAATGGTGTATCGGTAATTGCCACCAATATTCCCCGTCGCTACGCCAGTTTGGTTGCTCGGCAGGGAATAGAAAAGTTAGATAGTGTGGCTGATCAGGCCAAGAAGTGGATTGCTCCGTTGCCAGTAGAAATTGATACTACATTACCCGGCTATCAAAACATGCTGAACATGATGGGGGGAAACGTCAGCCACGGGGGCATGAGTGGTGAAAAAATGGTACAAGCCCAAGCGATAAAGGACGCTACAATGGCTCACTTCATTCGGCAGAATATTGAGCGTGAAGGAGTATTCTTGCACCTAAATGGCTCCTACCACAGCGATAATTTTGAGGGAATTTACTGGTATTTAAAGCAGTACTCGCCTGATTTGAACATAAAAACCGTTTCTAGTGTAGAACAAACTACGTTAGATAGTTTAGAGGAAGAAAAACAGGGTGTGGCCGATTACATCATTGTAACACCTACCGACATGGCTCACTCCTATTAG
- the galU gene encoding UTP--glucose-1-phosphate uridylyltransferase GalU produces the protein MVRKAIIPAAGLGTRFLPATKAQPKEMLPIIDTPTIQYVVQEAVDSGIDDILIISGKGKRTIEDHFDRNYELESRLAQKEDESFYNEVMRIADMANIHYIRQKEVNGLGDAIYHARQHVGDEPFAVLLGDTVVSSVIPVTQQLIDTYEQYRCSIIAVEEVPKDKVSRYGIAGGKNISEKLVEVQSLIEKPSPEQAPSNLAIAGRYILTPEIFRAIENTPKGKGNEVQLTDALHLLMKREMLISNTIEGKRYDIGNKLDFLKTTVEFALKRKEFSADFLSYLKEILQEHS, from the coding sequence ATGGTTAGAAAAGCAATTATTCCGGCGGCGGGCTTAGGAACCCGATTTTTGCCAGCTACCAAGGCTCAACCGAAAGAAATGCTCCCCATTATTGATACTCCTACTATTCAGTATGTGGTACAGGAGGCAGTAGATTCGGGGATTGATGATATTTTAATTATATCAGGAAAAGGCAAACGAACAATTGAAGATCATTTCGACCGAAACTATGAGTTGGAGTCTCGCTTGGCTCAGAAGGAAGATGAAAGCTTCTACAATGAAGTGATGCGAATTGCCGATATGGCTAACATTCACTATATTCGGCAAAAAGAGGTAAACGGCTTGGGAGATGCAATTTATCACGCTCGGCAACACGTGGGCGATGAGCCGTTTGCGGTTCTTCTTGGTGATACGGTCGTAAGTTCGGTGATTCCGGTAACTCAACAACTAATAGATACTTATGAGCAGTATCGCTGTTCTATAATCGCGGTGGAAGAAGTGCCCAAAGACAAAGTTTCGCGTTACGGTATTGCTGGAGGGAAAAACATTAGTGAAAAGTTAGTAGAGGTGCAAAGCTTAATAGAAAAGCCTTCGCCCGAGCAGGCTCCTTCTAACTTAGCAATTGCTGGTCGGTATATTTTGACTCCCGAGATTTTTCGCGCTATAGAAAATACCCCAAAAGGAAAAGGCAATGAGGTGCAATTGACGGATGCTTTACATTTGTTAATGAAGCGAGAGATGCTCATCTCTAATACCATTGAAGGAAAGCGGTACGACATTGGAAACAAGCTAGACTTCTTAAAGACAACCGTAGAGTTTGCGCTAAAACGTAAAGAATTTTCGGCTGACTTCTTATCGTATCTGAAAGAAATACTACAAGAGCATTCTTAG
- a CDS encoding mevalonate kinase family protein: protein MSHGIIETTAYARAGLLGNPTDGYFGKTISIIVRNFGARISLYPSPELQIEPQEQDINVYRNIYHLVDSVKLTGYYGGSRLIKAAIKRFCEYAEEQQIRLTSKNFTIRYHSSIPRQVGLAGSSAIITATMRALMEYYQVEIPVEILPTLILSAEMDELGINAGLQDRVAQVYEGCVYMDFNEETMQQQRRGNYERLDPALLPKLYMAYKIDLGKVSGAVFNDVRARFDKGDKEVIKTINEMASLAEAGKEAILKQDEKALHELMNENFDLRCKIMNISDSNKDLIATARRCGASAKFTGSGGSIIGVYKDDEVLNKLVVELKKINARVIKPYIF from the coding sequence ATGAGTCACGGAATTATTGAAACCACTGCTTACGCCCGAGCTGGTTTACTAGGCAATCCTACTGATGGGTACTTTGGAAAAACAATATCTATCATTGTTCGTAATTTCGGAGCAAGAATCTCACTTTACCCCTCCCCGGAACTACAAATAGAACCCCAAGAGCAGGACATTAACGTATATCGGAATATTTATCATCTGGTAGATTCAGTGAAGTTAACTGGATACTACGGAGGTTCGAGGTTAATCAAGGCAGCCATTAAACGGTTTTGCGAATATGCTGAAGAGCAGCAGATCAGGTTAACTAGTAAAAACTTTACTATCCGATATCATTCTTCAATTCCACGTCAGGTGGGTTTGGCTGGTTCAAGTGCTATCATCACCGCCACCATGCGAGCATTAATGGAATACTATCAGGTGGAAATACCTGTAGAAATATTACCAACGCTAATTCTTTCGGCCGAAATGGATGAGTTAGGTATCAACGCGGGTTTACAAGATCGGGTAGCGCAAGTCTACGAAGGCTGTGTGTACATGGATTTCAATGAAGAAACTATGCAGCAGCAGAGGCGAGGAAATTACGAGCGACTCGATCCTGCGCTGCTGCCCAAGCTATACATGGCGTATAAAATTGACTTGGGGAAAGTGTCAGGTGCCGTGTTTAACGATGTTCGTGCCCGATTTGATAAGGGCGACAAAGAGGTTATAAAAACAATTAATGAAATGGCTTCTTTAGCGGAAGCAGGAAAGGAAGCTATTCTAAAGCAGGATGAGAAAGCACTGCATGAGCTGATGAACGAGAATTTTGATCTACGATGTAAGATCATGAATATCAGCGACAGTAATAAAGACCTTATCGCTACGGCTCGTCGCTGCGGAGCTTCGGCTAAATTTACGGGTTCAGGCGGTTCTATTATTGGAGTGTATAAAGACGATGAAGTACTAAATAAATTGGTAGTAGAACTCAAAAAAATCAACGCACGGGTAATAAAGCCCTATATATTTTAG
- a CDS encoding 4'-phosphopantetheinyl transferase family protein: protein MALVKLEKVNQNSSWALWKIDEDFNHLVQQTRLHSDDLSELEDIHHPRKKLEWLSSRAALSTLLQAENYADFRIWKDEKGKPYLLDNSYHISLANSFPYGAAIIHRHQPVGIDIEKPSTKLLRVKHKFLNSSEAEEALDNLDKLCIYWAVKESLYKLYGRKQLSLKQNIKVGSPTNRPVLASILLEDQTTEFRLDTFLWDEFYVVFSHID from the coding sequence ATGGCATTAGTAAAGTTAGAAAAGGTTAACCAGAATTCTTCCTGGGCTCTCTGGAAGATTGACGAAGACTTTAATCATTTAGTTCAGCAAACTCGACTTCATTCTGATGATTTGAGTGAGTTAGAAGATATTCATCATCCTAGAAAAAAACTAGAATGGTTATCGAGCCGAGCCGCTCTAAGTACTCTACTACAAGCTGAAAACTATGCTGATTTCCGAATCTGGAAAGATGAAAAAGGGAAGCCATACCTGCTAGATAACAGCTATCACATTTCTTTAGCTAACTCTTTTCCCTACGGAGCAGCTATTATTCATCGGCACCAACCTGTAGGCATTGATATTGAGAAACCTTCCACCAAACTACTACGAGTAAAGCACAAATTCCTCAATTCTAGCGAAGCTGAAGAAGCTCTGGATAATTTAGATAAGCTTTGTATCTATTGGGCTGTTAAAGAGTCATTGTATAAACTTTATGGCCGGAAGCAATTAAGTTTGAAACAAAATATTAAAGTTGGTTCTCCAACCAATCGACCGGTTTTGGCATCTATACTTTTAGAAGATCAGACTACCGAATTCCGATTAGATACATTCCTTTGGGACGAATTTTACGTTGTATTCAGCCATATTGATTAG
- a CDS encoding redoxin domain-containing protein, whose amino-acid sequence MLKVICNTVVGLFIGTLSTSSSFQSDQIQDFTLPNVVSGTDFSLSQYKNAGAVVIIFTSLYCPYAKFYEDRISRLTDVYRNNSNIRIVLISPNNPAKSRADAVENVTNTAKRRQLGVPVLIDQSQQVADLLGAAKTPEAFVLTPHQGSFRIAYQGAIDDNPQVEKDVRHHYLQSVIDAVSQRQPIVTSNTPTTGCMIKR is encoded by the coding sequence ATGCTGAAGGTTATTTGCAATACGGTCGTTGGGTTATTCATAGGTACACTAAGCACATCATCGTCCTTTCAGTCCGATCAAATTCAGGATTTTACCTTACCTAATGTGGTTAGCGGTACTGATTTTTCTTTATCGCAATACAAAAATGCTGGTGCTGTTGTCATCATTTTCACTAGCCTGTACTGTCCCTATGCCAAATTTTACGAAGATCGAATTTCCAGATTGACCGATGTGTATCGTAATAACTCAAATATTCGTATTGTGCTAATCAGTCCTAATAATCCAGCTAAGAGTCGAGCTGATGCTGTGGAAAACGTTACCAATACTGCCAAACGTCGTCAATTGGGTGTTCCGGTTTTAATAGATCAATCCCAACAAGTTGCTGATTTACTTGGTGCAGCCAAAACGCCGGAAGCCTTTGTACTCACTCCTCACCAGGGCTCTTTCCGAATTGCTTACCAGGGGGCTATTGATGATAATCCTCAAGTTGAAAAAGATGTTCGGCACCATTACCTCCAGTCAGTTATCGATGCTGTATCTCAACGCCAGCCTATCGTTACTAGTAACACTCCAACCACGGGATGCATGATTAAACGATAG
- a CDS encoding metal-dependent hydrolase, giving the protein MDSLTQLVLGASVGEAVLGRKVGNRAVVWGAIGGTIPDLDVLLNPFLSDVQGVLIHRTFSHSLLVLTLLAPIIGYGVWRLHRSKTVASWKDWSWLFFFALVTHTLLDSFTNYGTMLFFPFSDVRVAWRTIFIIDPLYTLPMLIGTLAILFLSRNSPRRKQINRWALLLSSSYLVLTVIVKLHVQQVVRENLTEQSTYGKFLTSPTFFNSVLWSVIVKEKDQYQVGYYSLLDDDRTIQFKSIPRQAELLQPYLQSSEAKKELDGLINFTEGFYAVQPLNEGVQFSDLRFGITTGWFDLTKDYIFSYRVYKENDTVLIQQQDRAVQPTTSDLQRFFQRTLGTTP; this is encoded by the coding sequence TTGGATTCACTTACCCAACTAGTATTAGGAGCTTCGGTAGGTGAAGCCGTACTGGGCCGCAAAGTTGGTAACCGGGCAGTAGTGTGGGGAGCCATCGGTGGTACCATTCCTGATTTGGATGTACTGCTCAACCCTTTTTTATCCGATGTGCAGGGAGTATTAATCCACCGTACATTTTCTCACTCACTTTTGGTGCTCACGTTGCTGGCACCGATTATTGGTTACGGAGTATGGCGGCTGCACCGCAGCAAAACAGTAGCCAGCTGGAAAGACTGGTCTTGGCTATTCTTTTTCGCCTTAGTTACCCATACCTTGTTAGATTCTTTCACCAACTACGGCACCATGCTATTCTTCCCATTTAGCGATGTGCGGGTAGCTTGGCGCACCATTTTTATCATTGACCCATTGTATACATTGCCGATGCTTATCGGTACGTTGGCGATACTATTTCTGTCTCGAAATTCACCACGCAGAAAGCAAATCAATCGGTGGGCGTTACTACTGAGTTCTTCTTATCTGGTGCTAACCGTTATTGTCAAACTGCACGTTCAGCAAGTGGTGCGAGAAAATCTGACCGAACAATCCACCTACGGGAAATTCCTGACTTCGCCTACGTTCTTCAATAGTGTGTTATGGTCAGTAATCGTGAAGGAGAAAGATCAGTATCAGGTTGGTTACTATTCGCTGTTAGACGATGACCGTACTATACAATTTAAATCCATTCCCCGGCAAGCGGAGTTACTGCAACCCTACTTACAATCATCTGAAGCTAAGAAGGAATTAGACGGTTTAATCAATTTTACCGAAGGGTTTTACGCGGTGCAACCGCTGAATGAAGGTGTACAATTTTCCGATCTCCGATTCGGAATTACCACCGGATGGTTTGATTTAACGAAAGACTACATTTTTTCGTATCGAGTATATAAAGAAAACGATACTGTTCTAATTCAGCAGCAAGACCGGGCCGTTCAACCAACTACATCCGACTTGCAGCGATTTTTTCAACGTACTTTAGGAACTACACCATGA
- a CDS encoding Dps family protein, which yields MDLVTPYKRLATPSDLEDGVGEQIAKAINPIIADALALYVKTKNYHWHLAGPHFRDYHLMFDEQAAEILAVVDPLAERVRKVGGTTLRSVGHIAQLQQVKDDDRDFVESRDMLLELMNENKEVAARMRAAHAVTSDVNDVATTSLLEEYIDQTEERTWFLFEAAQEA from the coding sequence ATGGACTTAGTTACACCATATAAGCGACTGGCCACTCCTTCTGATTTGGAAGATGGAGTTGGAGAGCAAATTGCTAAAGCTATTAATCCCATTATTGCGGATGCTTTGGCTCTGTACGTAAAAACAAAAAATTATCACTGGCACCTAGCTGGGCCGCATTTTCGCGATTATCACCTGATGTTTGATGAGCAAGCTGCTGAGATTTTGGCAGTGGTAGATCCTTTGGCTGAACGGGTTCGTAAGGTAGGAGGTACTACATTGCGCTCGGTCGGGCATATCGCTCAATTGCAGCAAGTAAAAGACGATGACCGGGATTTTGTAGAATCGCGGGACATGCTACTGGAACTGATGAACGAGAACAAAGAAGTTGCCGCCCGAATGCGAGCCGCGCACGCCGTTACTAGTGACGTAAATGATGTGGCCACTACCAGTTTGCTAGAAGAATACATTGATCAGACTGAGGAGCGTACCTGGTTTCTGTTTGAGGCAGCCCAAGAAGCATAA
- the folB gene encoding dihydroneopterin aldolase gives MAKILLEGLEFFAYHGYHKEERKTGNRYNVDVIVEANVMNAAVHDKLKETIDYAKLYQTVKAEMEQPAKLLEHIAHRIIQQVLNQFPQVDAVEVQVSKFNPPLGGVCRRACVTLREERS, from the coding sequence ATGGCGAAAATACTGCTAGAGGGGTTGGAGTTTTTTGCGTACCACGGCTACCACAAAGAGGAACGGAAAACCGGAAATCGCTACAATGTAGACGTAATTGTAGAAGCTAATGTGATGAACGCGGCTGTTCACGATAAGCTGAAAGAGACGATTGACTATGCCAAACTGTACCAAACGGTAAAAGCAGAAATGGAGCAGCCCGCTAAACTGCTAGAGCATATTGCTCACCGGATTATTCAACAAGTGCTCAACCAATTTCCGCAGGTAGATGCGGTAGAGGTGCAGGTTTCTAAGTTTAACCCACCATTGGGCGGGGTATGCCGTCGGGCCTGTGTTACTTTACGAGAGGAACGCTCATGA
- a CDS encoding HesB/IscA family protein, translating into MIPVSLSDRALEEVKNTLTHKNIPPGYGLRVGIKGAGCAGISYILGFDQKSEKDMEYNLEGVPLYVAKKDVMYLLGVQVDFYEGNDARGFTFVKS; encoded by the coding sequence ATGATACCAGTTTCTTTGTCTGACCGAGCACTTGAGGAAGTAAAGAATACACTAACCCATAAAAATATTCCACCGGGCTACGGGTTGCGAGTGGGTATAAAGGGTGCGGGTTGCGCAGGTATTTCGTATATTTTAGGCTTTGACCAGAAATCAGAGAAAGACATGGAATACAATTTAGAGGGTGTTCCTTTATATGTAGCCAAAAAAGACGTGATGTATTTATTAGGTGTGCAGGTAGATTTTTACGAAGGAAACGACGCGCGCGGTTTTACTTTTGTAAAATCATGA